The window GGCACCGCGAGGGTGGCGTGACGGCGAGCCTGGACTGGGTGGCGTGGCGCGGACTCGGCTTCGGATCCGACGCCCAGGTCGTCATCGACGAACTGGAACGCCAGGGGTCACGGCCGGTCACCCCGGCGGAGGCCTTCGCCGCCTGGGAGTACGCGAGCCGATTCGACGTCCCCCACGTGGTGATGGCGCCGACGCTGGACGCCGACGAGGACACCGATCAGGCCGCCGCGCCCGGACCGGAGCGCGACTGGTCGCAGATGTCGGCCGACGACGTGGTCTCCGAGCTGGAGAGCGGTCTGCGCACGATCCTGGCCGTCGAGCTCCGGATCGGGGACGACGAGGTCGATTCCGACCGTCCGCTGGCCGAGATGGGACTCAACTCGGTGATGGCGATGTCGATTCGGCGCGAGGTGGAGAAGCTCGCCGGGATCGAGCTGTCGGCGACGATGCTGTGGAATTACCCGACCATCGGGGCGCTTGCGGCCTACCTCGCCGAGAAGGTGGCGCCCCAGGCGGTCGCGGAGGCAGCCGAGGAGGATTCGGGAGACAGCCTGCTCGACTCGCTGTTCGACAGCGTCGAGAACTGATTTCGCAAATCGGCCTGTGAGGGGGACCATATCGAGGGCCCTCCGGCCGGGTTTGAGTGTGGACAAGGAGTGATTGGTGTGACAGCGCTGACCGAAGCCTCCATCCCCGCGGTACTGGCCGATCGCGCGGAGAAGCAGCCCGACGACATCGCGTACACGTTCGTCGACTACGAGGCCGACCCGGCCGGCGTCACCGACAGTCTGACGTGGTCGGAGGTGCACGAGCGCGTGCAGATCGTCGCCGGGAAACTCGCGACGATCGGCTCGCCGGGCGACCGCGCGGTGATCCTGGCCCCGCAGAGCCTGGAGTACATCATCGGGTTCCTCGGCGCGGTGGCCGCCGGCTTCATCGCCGTCCCGCTGTCCATGCCGCAGACCCGCCACCACGACGAGCGCGTCACCGGCGCGATGGCCGACTCGACACCGGTCGTCGTGCTCACGACCTCCGCGGTCGTCGAGGACGTCCGCAGGTACGGCCAGGCCGACCCGAAGCAGCGGCCGCCGAAATTCCTCGAGATCGACACCCTCGACTTCGATTCGCCGCCGAAGCCGGCGCCCGCGGCGTCGCTGCCCAAGACCGCCTACCTGCAGTACACCTCAGGTTCGACGCGCAGCCCCGCCGGCGTGGTCGTGACCCACAAGAACGTGGTCGTCAATCTCGAGCAGCTGCTGACCGACTACTACGAGGCCTATCCCGACGGCCCGCCCGCGGACACCACGATCGTGTCGTGGCTGCCCTTCTACCACGACATGGGCCTCATCGTCGGGGTGTTCATCCCGATGATGCTGGGCCGGCCCGCGGTGCTGATGAGCCCGGTCGCGTTCATGATGAAGCCGTCCCGCTGGATGCAGCTGCTCGGCTCGAATCCGAGCGCGTTCACCGCGGCCCCGAACTTCGCGTTCGAACTCGCCGTCAAGCGCACCTCCGACGAGGACATGGCCGGCAAGGACCTCAGCACGGTCGTCGTGATGATCAACGGGGCCGAGCGGGTGCACGGCTCGACGGTGCGCCGGTTCAATGAGCGGTTCGCCGCGTTCGGCCTTCCGGACTCCGCGATGCGGCCGTCCTACGGCCTGGCCGAGGCGACGGTGTACGTCGCGGCGTCGGCGGGCGGCCGCCCGCCGACGGCGGTCCGGTTCGACGTCGAGAAGCTCGCCGCCGGGCACGCCGAGATCTGTAGCGAGGACACGGGCACCGAGCTGATCAGCTGCGGCGCGCCGCGCTCGACGACGGCCCGGGTGGTCGATCCCGACACGCTCGTCGAGAATCCCGCGGGCAAGATCGGCGAGGTGTGGCTGCACGGCGAGCACGTCGCCGCCGGCTACTGGCACAACCCGAAGCTGTCGGAACTGTTCGCCGCGCAGTTGAGCGAGCCGAGCGCCGGGACGCCGAAGGGTCCGTGGTTGCGCACCGGCGACCTCGGCGTGATGTTCGACGACGAGCTCTACATCATCGGTCGCATCAAGGATCTGCTGATCGTCGACGGCCGCAACCACTACCCGGACGACATCGAGGCGACGGTTGCCGAGTTCACCGGCGGCCGCGTCGCGGCGGTCTCTGTCCCCGATGAGGCCAGTGAGCGTCTGGTCGTGATCGCCGAGCTCAAGAAGCAGCTCGATCAATCGGTGCTGGACTCGGTCCGCCAGCAGGTCACCGCGGCAGTGTCGCAGACCCACAGCGTCCGCGTGTCGGACTTCGTGCTGGTCGGACCCGGCTCGCTGCCGCTGACCACCAGCGGCAAGGTGCGCCGGGCGTCCAGCGTCCAGCTGTACCTCAACGACTCGTTCAGCCGTCTGGACGCCACTACATGACCTCTGCTTCCGACGAGGCTGCTGTTCGTCGGTGGTTGATCGACTACCTGGTCACGAACAACGGGTGCAGTCCAGAGCACATCGAGCGCGGTGCGTCCATGCACGACCTCGGCGTGGGGTCGCGCGACGCGGTGGTGCTCACCGGTGTGCTCTCGGAGTACCTCGGCCGCACGGTGTCGCCGGTCGACTTCTGGCAGTACCCGACCGTGGACTCGCTGGCGAAGTTCCTGACCGGCGGTGAGGTGGAGCCCATCGAGGTCGGTGGCGCCGCCCGGCCCGCCGGGATGGACGAGCCGATCGCGGTGATCGGGCTCGGCCTGCGTCTGCCCGGCGGCGACGACCTCGACGGCAACATCGAGGGGCCCGACGCCTACTGGGATTTCCTGACCGAGGGCCGGTCGTCGGTGCGCGAGGTGCCCGAGGACCGCTGGTCGTGGTTCAACGACGGCACACCCGAGGGGGCCGCGGCGCTGGCGGCGACCACCAGGTGGGGTTCCTACCTGCGCGACCTCGACGCGTTCGACGCCGAGTTCTTCGAGATCATGCCCCGCGAGGCGACCCGGATGGATCCCCAGCAGCGGCTGCTGCTGGAGGTCACCCACGAGGCGCTGGAGAACGCGGGCATCGCGGCCGACGCGCTCGCCGAGACGCGCACCGGCGTGTTCGCCGGCGCGAGTGCCGGTGACTACGCGCAGATGGGCGCGACCGACCTCGGTGGCATCGACGCCTGGTACGGCACCGGCGGTTCGATCAGCATCATCGCCAACCGCGTCTCGTACTTCTTCGACCTGCGCGGTCCGTCGGTCACGATCGACACGGCGTGCTCGTCGTCGCTGGTCGCGGTGCACCTGGCCGCGCAGAGCCTGCGCACCGGGGACTCGGATCTGGCGCTGGCGGCCGGCGTGAACCTGCTGTTGTCCCCGGCGGGCACCCGCGGTCTCGACCAGGCCGAGGCGCTGTCGCCGACGGGGCAGTGCCACGCGTTCGACGCGAGCGCCGACGGCTTC is drawn from Mycolicibacterium gilvum and contains these coding sequences:
- a CDS encoding AMP-binding protein, whose translation is MTALTEASIPAVLADRAEKQPDDIAYTFVDYEADPAGVTDSLTWSEVHERVQIVAGKLATIGSPGDRAVILAPQSLEYIIGFLGAVAAGFIAVPLSMPQTRHHDERVTGAMADSTPVVVLTTSAVVEDVRRYGQADPKQRPPKFLEIDTLDFDSPPKPAPAASLPKTAYLQYTSGSTRSPAGVVVTHKNVVVNLEQLLTDYYEAYPDGPPADTTIVSWLPFYHDMGLIVGVFIPMMLGRPAVLMSPVAFMMKPSRWMQLLGSNPSAFTAAPNFAFELAVKRTSDEDMAGKDLSTVVVMINGAERVHGSTVRRFNERFAAFGLPDSAMRPSYGLAEATVYVAASAGGRPPTAVRFDVEKLAAGHAEICSEDTGTELISCGAPRSTTARVVDPDTLVENPAGKIGEVWLHGEHVAAGYWHNPKLSELFAAQLSEPSAGTPKGPWLRTGDLGVMFDDELYIIGRIKDLLIVDGRNHYPDDIEATVAEFTGGRVAAVSVPDEASERLVVIAELKKQLDQSVLDSVRQQVTAAVSQTHSVRVSDFVLVGPGSLPLTTSGKVRRASSVQLYLNDSFSRLDATT